TGAATATACTGGTTCTCTTTAATCAGCCTGTAGACTTCACTGGTTTCATCGTCCAGATCACCAAAGATCCGGGCTTTCTGATGACAGGTCGCTACGCAGTGCGGAACCATTCCCTGGTCAACCCGGTCCATGCAGAAATTACACTTGTTGACCGCACCCGTTTCGTGGTTATGGTAACGAGCGCCGTAGGGGCAAGCCATGACACAGGACAAACAGCCAACGCATTTTTTGTCCTCAACATGAACGATCCCGTCGGCACGCTGGACAGAGGCCCCCGTCGGACAGGCATCGACACAGGGAGAATTATCACAGTGCATGCAGATCAGCGGCAGAAACCGTGAGTGCAGATTAGGAAAGGTCCCATGGGGGCCATCCTGCACAACCGGGTTGTAAACCATATCGGTCGGCAGTTCATTATGAACCTTGCAGGCGACAGTACAGGAGTGACAACCAATACAGCGCCGGGTATCCATGACAATGACGTAGCGAGCCATTTTATTTCACCTCCTTAGTGTCAACCTTGTAGACACGACACAGCAGACCGCGGTTAGCCCAGGACCCGCTATAGGGGTCACAATGCTCATCAGCGGTACTGGTCAGCATGTTTCCATTCGACTCCAATGCACCGCCAAGTTCGCCGCCCAGCGGGATATCGCGCATATCTTTTTCCGGGAACCACCAGCAGCGCTGGGTGTAGATAACCTTGGGATGAATCGCCTCGGTCAGGTTGGCCCGCTGTTTCATACGCCCACGTGCCGTTTCAACCCAGAGCCAGTCGCCATCATGAATATCCATTTCCGCTGCGGTCCGGGTATTGATATCCAGATAGGGGGAGTGCTTGATAAAACGCATATCCTTGATCTGGTAATGTTCGGAATGGTGGAAGGGCATGAAGCCGCCACCCGTGGTGAGCACCAGCGGGAATTTTTCAGCCAGTTCCGGATGATCGATCTCATTCTCCGTCGGACCAACGTATTCCGGCAAGGGCGGATAACCAAGGTCTTTCAGTGTTGTTGAATAAAGTTCGACCTTCCCGGATGGTGTTGCAAAGCCCTGCCGTTGGTATTTGTAATATTCCCGCTCCGGGAAGTGGAAACGATAACGCTCCACGAACTCATCAAAGTTTTCGACATCATAGCCGATCGGCGCGATAGCGCTGAAATAAGCTTCTTCGACGGTTTTCCAGGGCCAGTTCTCTTCCTGCCCGAGGGCCACGCCGAGATCACGCCAGAAGTTGAAATCGTTGCGCCGTTCGAACATCGGCTGGATCGCCCTTTGCGAAGCCAGCATAAAGTCGGCACAACCGTAGCTGTTGGTAATAATCGGTCGTTCCAGAGCACCGGCAATCGGCATAATGTAATCAGCGAACATTGCCGAAGGGGTGATCCAGTAGTCACAGGCCACCATGAACTCGACCTTGCGCAGTGCTTCCAGAACCACCGGGGTCTCCCCGTAGGAAGCGAGCGGGTTGGTCGCTGCAATCAGCAGGGCTTTGACCGGGTAGGGATCGCTATTCGCGATGGCCCGGAATACTGATGGCGGGTGGGCTTCGCACATCCATTCTGCGGTCGGTGCCTTGCCCCAGGTTTTTTTGGTCAGTTCAGAGATTTTGGAATAGCCCGGCCAGGTCACCAGTTTAAAGCGGTCGGAACCGATCTGTTTGGCTTTCTGTTCCTCCGGCAGGAACTGATTCCCTTCTAGCTCTTCGTCGGTCAGATAATCCTGCGAAGGCCCGGTCAGCAGGTCGGCTCCCGGGCAGTCCAGGTTCCCGGTCAGGGCGCGCAGCAGCGCACGAGCGTGCATGGTGGCGCCAGCCGGCCGGCCGATCTGGTCGACAGAGGTTCCCCACTGAATGTTCCCGGGCTTGTTCATAGCGTACATATGAGCGCCAGCCCGGATCTGCTCCGGAGTCAGCCAGGTCAACGGTGCCGCCCATTCCGGAGAGAACTCGGCGACATGATCCGCCAGTTCGCCAAAACCTTCACAGTATTCGGTGACGAATTCCTGATCAAACAGGCCATCATAGATAATGACATGCAGCCAGGCCAGCGCCAGGGCAAGGTCGGAACCGGGCCGCAGCGGCAACCACAGATCGGCTTTTTCTGCCGTTTCAGTGAACCGCGGATCGATTACAATAACCTTCAAGCCCTTTTCCTGAAGCTCGTGGATATGGTGAGCCTCAGGCATTCCCGAAGCACCGGGATTCTGTCCCCACAGGACAATACAGCGGCTCATGCCGAGGTCGAGGTCGAAGGGGCACCAGCCATAAATTGCAGTTTCGACCATGAAGGTCGGAATCCAGCACAGATGAGCATTGTGAAAACCGTTCGGGCTGCCGAAAAGGTTCATAAACCGCCGCCGCGCCCAGTCATCCGTACGCTGGGTTCCGCCGGCCGTGGCCACCGCTTCCGCGCCGAACTGTTCACGAATGCTCGACAGTTTCGCGGCGATTTCCGAGATCGCCTGATCCCAGGGAATTTGTTCCCACTTGCCTTCACCTTTTTTCCCGACCCGTTTTAACGGATAGTTGACCCGATCTGGGTGATTCAGGTGTTTAAGCGCGATATTCCCCCGGCAACAGAGTCCGCCCTGGTTGGTTGGGAATTCGGGATCACCTTCAATTTTCAGAACTTTATTGTCTTTGACGTAGGCTAGCACCCCGCAGTTCTGATGGCAGAAATAACAAGCCGACTTTTTTACTTCCACGCCTTCTTGATCCAAATCGATTTTTGTACTCATAGGCCCTCTCTTCAGCTCATCCGGTTTCTATAAAAAATGATCCTTCGCTGTTCGCCGCAAACTCGAGACGCCAGGAAGTTCCCATTTAAAAACCAACAAATTGGGGAGAAACGACAGTCCCAAAATAAGGGCCGGAGATCATTCAGCTGCGTCTTCGACCCGCCGAGCAGCTAATTTTTGCAACATGCAGGCCAAACTGATTTGAGGTTTTTGAGATCGGTTTCAGCAAGAACGCCAAAGCCGTTCTGCAGCGGAGGAAAAGCCGTTCCGGAAGTTTCCGCAAGGGACAAGAGAACCTCGCCAGGAAGCAAAGGAGGGGTGACGGAGGTCTCGCTAAAAAATCCTTTTTTGCGATCAAAGTTTCATTTTGAGAACTATCAAGCCTGCCGGAAAAGACTTCGGTGAAAAACCTGGGCTCCTTCTCATAAATTCAACAATCGCAAAATTTCAGTAGTTATATCATTGCCTTATGTCTCCCTCTTCGCGCCGCAACAGAATGACGGAGCCCAGCAAAGAGGCTTTCCACAAAAAACAAAAAACCCCGAAGCGTAAAGCTTAAACGGGGTTGACTCATTTAATAAAAGTGTGAGTTGCAAAAAAGAAAATCGGCCTAAACCACCTCGATTTTATACTCCTTGAGTTTTCGATACAGGGTCGAACGGCTCAGACCGACCATTTCCGCAGCCGTCGGAATACAGTTGTTGGCACGCAGTAAAGCCGCTTCGATAGCAGCCTTTTCAATATTTTTCAAACAGAGCGTATCGTTGCCGAAACCACCGAAACGAGCGATTTCCTCGGCTTTGACCGGACTGGAGTCCATCAGGACATAGCGCGGCAGATTATGCGGTTCGATCCTTTTCCCGGAGGCCGTATTGATGGCATGATGCATGGCGTTCTGAAGCTGGCGGATATTGCCCGGCCAGCGGTATTCATTGATGATCCTATCGACTTCCGGGCTGATTTCAGGAACCTCCCAATTTTGCCGCTGACAATAATTCTGGACAAACACATGGGCCAGCATGGAAACATCCCGCTGCCGTTCGCGCAGGGAAGGGATATAAACGGTCAGCACCGAAATCCGATAATAAAGGTCTTCACGGAAAGTCTTCTCTTCAACCATTTTCATCAGATCTTTATTGGTGGCCGCAAGCAGCCGGAAGTCGACTTCCTTATAGCGGTTGCCACCGACCCGCATGACCTTTTTGTCCTGCAGCGTGCGCAGCAAAATAGCCTGATGTTCTAAAGGCATATCGCCGATTTCATCCAGGAACAGGGTGCCACCATGGGATAATTCAATCTTACCGGCCTTGCCGCAGCGCTCGGCCCCGGTAAAACTGCCCCCTTCATAGCCGAATAACTCACTGCCAACCAGCTCCCGCGGCAGGGCCGCGCAGTTGACGGCCATAAACGGTCCGTTGGGACGATAGGTGTTATGAATCGAATGGGCAAACAACTCTTTGCCGGTGCCGCTTTCACCGATCAGTAGGATATTTTCCGGTGATTCGGCAAAGCGCCGAGCCTGGCCAATCGCATTTTTAATTTCCGGGCTTTGCCCGAGGATATCCTCAAAAGTATAGGTCGCGGTGCGCCCCGTCCGGTTGCTCAGCTGGTTGGTCAATTTTTCACAGCTGATAAACTTCAGAATGACCACGTCCAGCTTCTTGGTATATTGATTCAATACCGGCCGTGCCGAAATACGGTAGGCTTTGGCCTTGTTATTGCCGACTTTGACGCACTCCTCCAAGGTGAAATTATCACCCTTGGCGGAGCGCTCCATGATGGAGGATTCCGGACTTAAAAATTCGCTGATGTTACGATTGCCGATATCTTCCGGCCGCACCTTGAAGATCCGAATCGCTTCGTTATTGATCTGCAGAATCCGGCCGTTTTTATCGACCGCCACCATCCCTTCGTCAATAAAAGCGAAGGACGCGGTCAGGGTTTTGTGGACACTGACCATCTTCTCCTTGGCGGTCTGCAGATTGTCTTTCAAGCGATCGATATCATGACAGGCTTTCTCGAATTCCCGGCCGGTATTGATCAGCTTCAGCTTGGTCTCAACCGAAGACGCCAGGGACGCAATCAAACCAAGGGTATGCAGATACAGATGGTTGATATTGTCGTCGTCCAAAGAGTCGATCAGGGGCGGACTCAAGATCACCAGAGCCGCCCCGACATTTCCGTCCGCCTCCATGATCGGCGCTGCGGAGGCAATGCGGTTTTGCAGCGGGATACAGTAATTTTCCGGCCCCAGCAACTGGACCGGCCGTTTCAGACGAAAACACAGTTCATGAGCCGAAGTGCCCTCGTTCTTTTCATCGGCCAGTATGCCGATGCGCGACCCGGTCGCCAGGATTTCCGGCTCTTCCGCCCAGACCCCTTCATGAAGAAGGATCAGCCCTGACTTATCGAACAGGTAAAAAAGATAACCGCAATCGGTCATCTGCTTTTTAAAGGGATCAATCAGGGAACTGGTGACGTCGATAAGCTGATGATGCTTGTCCTGCACCGGGGAGAGTTTGTCTGTACAGGGAATGGTTGCAACTTTATGCGGATTGACGCCGAGCTTGCGGGAACGCATCCACGAAGCGGCGACCTCCTGATCCATGCAGGGGTTCTGACTGGGATCATCCATGCGGTTGTTGAAGAAGTCCTCCTTGCAACGCAGAATCGCCTGCCATCGCTCTTTGGTCAGTTTTTCCCTGCCGGCGTGAGCAAAAAGAATCTGCGCTCCCAGGATATCAGAAATCTGTTCTTTCAAATCCATTTGCAGCTCTCCTTCCGCTATGAAGCGCTTGGGTTTCGCCTTTGATCCCACCTATTCAACTAATTGCAAACATCACGCCTGGAATCTGCACCAACAGCAGCGCCTAGCCAGCCTCCCTCCAACAACACATTCAACCAAATAAAATAAGTAAAAGAGATATACTCATAAGCAAACATTATACCTTAACTCGCGTGACATCATATCATATCGGGAATTCTATACCAAAATAAGAAAAGTAACACTTCTATTTGTGCGAAAACGCCTCCTGTCGGCCCTGAATTCAACCATTGTTTAAGGTAGCCGCCATGGCCGAACAGCACCAGCCGGCCGGAGATCCCCGATGAAAACCGTTGCAACGCCGCCCAGGACAATTCTCCCCCGAACAGCTGACAGCTGGACCAGCTTTTTGCCTGGCCCCAGGCAAATCCACCAACGGGTCACAACGTTGCAAATTGACACTTCAGCATCAGGAACGTCTCAAAATAATACAAAATCCCCCGCCGTTTTCGCCTCAGCCCGATCTCCGGGAAACGATTTCCATAGCGACTAGACCTCTCCAGGCAACTGTCTACATTGTGCCTGCAGACAGTGGCACCGTTTTTGCTGAATCAATCTCCATGAACATTGGCCGAAACCTATGGAACAATCGGGAAGGACGATTTTTTACATTTATTATCAGCATGTTAAGCGATCTAACCGGAGCAGACAGGCGGCTTGAGAATGATCGCAGGTTGCGACATTCGCTGGTATTGATGAGACACCAACAACGGAATCAGCATATGGCTTATGAAATAAAACTGGCTGACAACGATGACGAACTCCCTCTTCAGGAGATAATGCTTGCCAGCGACATGGATCTGGTCGGCGATATCGAAGACCACGTCATCATCCGTGATGCAACCAGACTGTACGGCGGCGCGTTGCTCTATCAGTTGGACCATGACCTGTTCCATCTGCTGACCATTGCGGTCAACGGCAGTCAACGGAGTGCCGGCCTCGGCAGCCGACTGCTGCAGAGGCTACTGCACGAACCCTGGCAATACTGCTACGGCGGCAGCAAACCGGACACCGCCCACTTTCGGGTCACCACCGTGGCCCGGGGCAGCAGTCGAAACTTTTATTTGAAAAACGGCTTTTCAACCTGCTCCTTCAGGGAGCTGCAGCAGCCCTTTGCAAGCCAGTGTCAAAGCTGTCCGGACGACAGCAGCTGCCAGTCCGCAGCAATGATCTTTGTTCACGACAACAGCACAACAACGGGAACAGCATGAACAATGAAATAACCATTCTCGGCACCAGTGCCGGACCAGGCGTACCTTCTTTTTTCTGCGACTGTTGTGCCTGTCGGGAAGCAAGGCAGAATCCGGACCTGACCAGAACCCGTAGCGGCGCGTTGCTGCGCTCCGGGCTCCAGTGTGCCTTGATCGATTGTTCTCCGGACCTGCGCAGCCAACTGGTGCGGGAACAGATCGTCCGCATCGATGCGATTTTTCTGACCCATTGGCATTTTGATCACTTCGGCGGTCTGGGCGAACTGGAATATTATGTCAAACTCGACCGCAAAGAGCCGATCCCCTTCTATCTGCCGCCAAGCGCGGTCAGCAGATTCTCCGAGGCTTTTCCCGACATTCAGGAGATCTTTGCGGTCACCCCCTGGCAATTTTACCAGCCCTGTCGTTTTGCCGATTTCACGCTGACCCCCCTGCCGGCACGGCATGGTATTGAAACCGCCGGTTTTCTGATCGAAAGCGGGCAACGCAAACTGGCGTACTTCCCTGACACCGCTGGTCTAGATGATACACCCCAAAAGCTGCTGGGCAACCTCGACTGGTTCGTCTGCGATGCCACGTTCAGCCACGAAAACTGGTTTCCGGACAGCCATATGTCGCTGGCGCAGACGATCGCTCTCGGCAATCATCTTGGCGCCCAAGAAACCGTCCTGACCCATTTGGCCATGCATTACAGTCAACCGGTCACCACCAGCGATTTAAACAGCCTGATCGCTGCCGAGCCTCAGGTCCGGCTGGCGACCGATGGCTTAACCTTTGAGTTTGAGCCGATAAGCGAGGGCGTATGAAGATATCTCTTGGAGCAGAAGCGCTGGCAATCCCCTCTCCGGTCTGGGTTGTCGGCAGTTACGGCAGCAATGAACAACCCAACATCATGGTTGTCGCCTGGGGAGCGATTTGCTGCACCACGCCACCTTGCATTTCCATTTCGGTAAAAAAGACCCGTGCCACTTACGCCAATATCATGGATCACGGAGCCTTTACCATCAGCGTTCCCTCCCGCGACCACCTGGTTGAAACCGACTTTGCCGGGATGGTATCAGGGATCACGGCCGATAAATTTTCCGCGAGCGGCCTGACCGCGGCGCACAGCACCGTGGTCAATGCTCCCTATGTGCAGGACTTTCCCCTGATTCTGGAATGCCAGCTGCTGCATATGCTCGACATCGGCTCGCATACCCAATTCATCGGGCAGATTCTGGATGTCAAAGCGGATGAACATACCCTTGGCGAGAACGGCCTCCCTTGCGCACAAAAAATCGATCCGCTGATCGGGAGTGCCTGCGAAAGAGCCTACTACGCCCTCGGTGAGTACCTGGAAGAAACCCGTTTGCTCGGTGGCAGTCTGTTGGAGCCACAGCTGGAAGAAGAGAATGATTGAAATAATTTGAACCTTTCCTCTCTCGGTCGGCTCGTTCGCCAATTCCCGTCGGGCCGCAGCATGAAAAGAGGTACAACATGAAACTGATCGATTCCTTCGGACGTCAAATTAACTATCTGCGCCTTTCTGTTACCGACCGCTGCAATCTGCGCTGCTTCTACTGCATGCCGGAATCCGGGGTCGGCGCGTGCAGTCATGACGACATCCTCTCCTATGAAAAACTTCACCTCATTGCCGAAGCCGCCGTCGGTCTGGGAATTGAAAAAATCAGGATTACCGGCGGAGAGCCGCTGGTCCGGGAAGGAATCGTGCCGTTTTTAGCCCGCTTGTCCGGCATCCCCGGCTTGAATCACCTGGCCATTTCGACCAACGGCCTGTTGTTGCCCAAAATGGCCAGGGATCTTTATTTTTCGGGTGTGCAACGCTTGAACATCAGCCTTGACTCCCTGCAGGACGACCGTTTCGCAACCATTACCCGCGGTGGCAAACTGAAAATGGTGCTGGAAGGATTGGATGCTGCAGAAAAAGCCGGTTTCCCGGCACCGAAAATCAATATCGTCGCGATGCGCGGCATCAACGACGACGAGATCTTCGACTTTGTGGAACTGACCCGGCAACGTGGCAATTCCATCCGCTTTATTGAATACATGCCGACCCTGAAGCAACCCGGCTGGCAGCGGCAATGGATCTCCGGCCAGGAAATTCTTGATCGGATCTCCACCCGCTACCCCCTCGAAGAAGCCGACAAAGGGGCCTACGCCGGGCCATCCAAGGATTTTCGCATCCCCGGCGCAAAAGGGACCATCGGCATCATTACCGCCGTCTCCGGACATTTCTGTGC
This genomic window from Pelobacter seleniigenes DSM 18267 contains:
- a CDS encoding 4Fe-4S dicluster domain-containing protein; protein product: MARYVIVMDTRRCIGCHSCTVACKVHNELPTDMVYNPVVQDGPHGTFPNLHSRFLPLICMHCDNSPCVDACPTGASVQRADGIVHVEDKKCVGCLSCVMACPYGARYHNHETGAVNKCNFCMDRVDQGMVPHCVATCHQKARIFGDLDDETSEVYRLIKENQYIQLLPELNTEPAVYYLI
- a CDS encoding molybdopterin-containing oxidoreductase family protein — its product is MSTKIDLDQEGVEVKKSACYFCHQNCGVLAYVKDNKVLKIEGDPEFPTNQGGLCCRGNIALKHLNHPDRVNYPLKRVGKKGEGKWEQIPWDQAISEIAAKLSSIREQFGAEAVATAGGTQRTDDWARRRFMNLFGSPNGFHNAHLCWIPTFMVETAIYGWCPFDLDLGMSRCIVLWGQNPGASGMPEAHHIHELQEKGLKVIVIDPRFTETAEKADLWLPLRPGSDLALALAWLHVIIYDGLFDQEFVTEYCEGFGELADHVAEFSPEWAAPLTWLTPEQIRAGAHMYAMNKPGNIQWGTSVDQIGRPAGATMHARALLRALTGNLDCPGADLLTGPSQDYLTDEELEGNQFLPEEQKAKQIGSDRFKLVTWPGYSKISELTKKTWGKAPTAEWMCEAHPPSVFRAIANSDPYPVKALLIAATNPLASYGETPVVLEALRKVEFMVACDYWITPSAMFADYIMPIAGALERPIITNSYGCADFMLASQRAIQPMFERRNDFNFWRDLGVALGQEENWPWKTVEEAYFSAIAPIGYDVENFDEFVERYRFHFPEREYYKYQRQGFATPSGKVELYSTTLKDLGYPPLPEYVGPTENEIDHPELAEKFPLVLTTGGGFMPFHHSEHYQIKDMRFIKHSPYLDINTRTAAEMDIHDGDWLWVETARGRMKQRANLTEAIHPKVIYTQRCWWFPEKDMRDIPLGGELGGALESNGNMLTSTADEHCDPYSGSWANRGLLCRVYKVDTKEVK
- a CDS encoding MBL fold metallo-hydrolase, whose product is MNNEITILGTSAGPGVPSFFCDCCACREARQNPDLTRTRSGALLRSGLQCALIDCSPDLRSQLVREQIVRIDAIFLTHWHFDHFGGLGELEYYVKLDRKEPIPFYLPPSAVSRFSEAFPDIQEIFAVTPWQFYQPCRFADFTLTPLPARHGIETAGFLIESGQRKLAYFPDTAGLDDTPQKLLGNLDWFVCDATFSHENWFPDSHMSLAQTIALGNHLGAQETVLTHLAMHYSQPVTTSDLNSLIAAEPQVRLATDGLTFEFEPISEGV
- a CDS encoding GNAT family N-acetyltransferase, producing the protein MAYEIKLADNDDELPLQEIMLASDMDLVGDIEDHVIIRDATRLYGGALLYQLDHDLFHLLTIAVNGSQRSAGLGSRLLQRLLHEPWQYCYGGSKPDTAHFRVTTVARGSSRNFYLKNGFSTCSFRELQQPFASQCQSCPDDSSCQSAAMIFVHDNSTTTGTA
- a CDS encoding sigma-54 interaction domain-containing protein; this encodes MDLKEQISDILGAQILFAHAGREKLTKERWQAILRCKEDFFNNRMDDPSQNPCMDQEVAASWMRSRKLGVNPHKVATIPCTDKLSPVQDKHHQLIDVTSSLIDPFKKQMTDCGYLFYLFDKSGLILLHEGVWAEEPEILATGSRIGILADEKNEGTSAHELCFRLKRPVQLLGPENYCIPLQNRIASAAPIMEADGNVGAALVILSPPLIDSLDDDNINHLYLHTLGLIASLASSVETKLKLINTGREFEKACHDIDRLKDNLQTAKEKMVSVHKTLTASFAFIDEGMVAVDKNGRILQINNEAIRIFKVRPEDIGNRNISEFLSPESSIMERSAKGDNFTLEECVKVGNNKAKAYRISARPVLNQYTKKLDVVILKFISCEKLTNQLSNRTGRTATYTFEDILGQSPEIKNAIGQARRFAESPENILLIGESGTGKELFAHSIHNTYRPNGPFMAVNCAALPRELVGSELFGYEGGSFTGAERCGKAGKIELSHGGTLFLDEIGDMPLEHQAILLRTLQDKKVMRVGGNRYKEVDFRLLAATNKDLMKMVEEKTFREDLYYRISVLTVYIPSLRERQRDVSMLAHVFVQNYCQRQNWEVPEISPEVDRIINEYRWPGNIRQLQNAMHHAINTASGKRIEPHNLPRYVLMDSSPVKAEEIARFGGFGNDTLCLKNIEKAAIEAALLRANNCIPTAAEMVGLSRSTLYRKLKEYKIEVV
- the moaA gene encoding GTP 3',8-cyclase MoaA, with the protein product MKLIDSFGRQINYLRLSVTDRCNLRCFYCMPESGVGACSHDDILSYEKLHLIAEAAVGLGIEKIRITGGEPLVREGIVPFLARLSGIPGLNHLAISTNGLLLPKMARDLYFSGVQRLNISLDSLQDDRFATITRGGKLKMVLEGLDAAEKAGFPAPKINIVAMRGINDDEIFDFVELTRQRGNSIRFIEYMPTLKQPGWQRQWISGQEILDRISTRYPLEEADKGAYAGPSKDFRIPGAKGTIGIITAVSGHFCAQCNRIRITSTGKAKGCLFSDQEIDLNPWLERGDRAMISHLLEESVLKKPKQHGMSLEGYEHHNFAMSQIGG
- a CDS encoding flavin reductase family protein, which gives rise to MKISLGAEALAIPSPVWVVGSYGSNEQPNIMVVAWGAICCTTPPCISISVKKTRATYANIMDHGAFTISVPSRDHLVETDFAGMVSGITADKFSASGLTAAHSTVVNAPYVQDFPLILECQLLHMLDIGSHTQFIGQILDVKADEHTLGENGLPCAQKIDPLIGSACERAYYALGEYLEETRLLGGSLLEPQLEEEND